The genomic segment AAAGGATAAATACAATAAAGAAATTGTTGCTCAATTAAAAAGCAAATTTCAGTATAAATCTCAGATGCAGGTTCCAAAATTAACAAAGATTGTTGTTAATAAAGGTATGGGAGCCGCTGTTTCAGATAAAAAGATTGTTGATGTTGGAGTTGAAGAGTTGACAATAATTACTGGTCAAAAGGCATTAGCAACAAAATCGAAAAAGGCTATCTCAAATTTTAAGCTTAGAGAAAATATGCCAATTGGCGCAAAAGTAACTTTGCGTGGAGATAGAATGTACGAATTTATGGATAGATTAATGTCAATTGCATTACCAAGGGTTCGTGACTTTAGAGGGATAAGCGATAAAGGTTTTGACGGTAAAGGCAATTACACTTTGGGAGTAAAAGAGCAAATAATATTCCCTGAGATTAGTATCGATAAAGTAAGTAAAATTTCTGGTATGGATATTACTTTTGTTACTACAGCAAATACAGACGAAGAAAGTCTGGAGTTATTAAAATCATTCGGTCTACCTTTCGCAGGACAGAAAAAATAATTGAAATGGCAAAAGAATCAGTAAAAGCTAGAGAGAGAAAAAGAATCAAACTCGTAGCTAAATACGCTAAAAAAAGAGAAGAGCTTAAAGCTAACGGTGATTTCTTAGGTCTGGATAAATTACCGAGAAATTCCTCAAAGGTGAGATTACACAATAGGTGTAAATTAACAGGGAGACCAAGAGGTTATATGAGGAAGTTTGGGATCTCCAGAGTTACATTTAGAGAAATGGCCTCTGCAGGAAAAATTCCTGGTGTAACGAAAGCAAGTTGGTAATTTTTTAATAAAGATTTTCTTTTTCAAAAAATCTTCTTAAATTTGCAGCCCTGATTCGGGGCTTTTAATTTTAATATATAAAGAAAAGTTTAAAATGGATCCTATCGCAGATTATTTAACAAGATTGAGAAACGCTATTAAGGCGAATCATAGGATAGTTGAGGTTCCTGCTTCAAATATAAAGAAAGAAATAACCAAGGTTCTTTTTGATAAGGGTTATATTCAGAATTATAAATTTGAAGAAGATGATAAACAAGGGAAAATAAAAATTGCCTTGAAATATAATCCTCTAACTAAACAATCTGCAATTGTTAAAATAGAGAGAATAAGTTCTCCAGGATTAAGAAAGTATTCTAAATCAGCTACTTTGCCTAGAGTTTTAAATGGCTTGGGTATTGCAATTTTGTCTACTTCCAAAGGTGTTATTACTGACAAGGAAGCTAGAGAATTAAATATTGGTGGTGAAGTACTTTGTTATATTTATTAATATTATAAAAAAATAATATGTCAAGGATTGGAAAAAAGCCAATTGCAATACCTGCTAAGGTTGAAGTAAAGGTTGGTTCTGGAAATTTGGTAGAGATTAAGGGCCCTAAAGGGACTTTGGTTCAAGCTGTTGACTTAGATATTAAGGTAACTGTTGAAGGATCCAACTTGAATGTAGAAAGACCTACAGATCAAAAGAGACATAAGGCTTTACATGGATTGTATAGATCATTGCTTAGTAACATGGTGGTTGGAGTTAGTGAAGGTTATAAAATTGATCTCGAATTGGTCGGGGTTGGTTATAAGGCTGCTTCTACTGGTTCCGTGCTAGAACTAAGTTTAGGATATTCACACAATATATTTGTGGCATTGCCTAATGAAGTTGCTGTAAAAACTTTAACTGAAAAAGGTAAAAACCCAATTGTAACTTTGGAATCAATTGATAAACAGTTGATTGGACAAGTGGCTGCAAAAATTCGTTCTCTGAGAAAGGTTGAACCATACAAAGGTAAGGGTATCAGATTTGTTAACGAAGTTGTTAGACGTAAAGCTGGTAAAACTGCTGCTAAATAATAAATTGATTTAAGATGGCTACTAAAAAAGATTTAAGAAGACTGAGGATAAAGAGAAGTATCAGAAAGAAAATTTCTGGTACAGGAGTTAAGCCAAGACTCTCAGTTTTTAGAAGCAATACAAGTATATATGCTCAAATTATAGATGATATAGCAGGAAAAACAATTATCAGTGCATCTTCTGTAGAGCTAAAATCCCAAAAAGGAACTAAATCTGAACTTTCTAAAAGTGTCGGTTTAAAGATTGCTGAAAAAGCAAAGAGTAATGGTATTTCAGAAGTAGTATTTGATAGAGGTGGATATCTTTATCATGGTAGAGTTAAAGCTTTAGCTGAAGGAGCTAGAGAAGGAGGCCTTAAATTCTAATCGATATGTCTCAGGTAAATATTAGATCAGTAAAAGCTAGCGAAATTGACCTTAAAGAAAAGGTAGTAGCTATTCAAAGAGTTGCAAAAGTTGTAAAGGGAGGTCGTAGATTTAGTTTCTCTGCAATTGTTGTAGTAGGAGATGGTCATGGTGTAGTTGGTTACGGCTTAGGTAAAGCTAATGAGGTAACAGATGCTATCACAAAAGGTATAGATGATGCAAAGAAGAACCTTATTAAGGTTCCGGTTTTGAAGGGTACCGTACCTCATCCGATTCATGGAAAATATAGTGGAGGATTTGTATTCTTAAAACCTGCAGCTCCTGGTACTGGAGTAATTGCAGGTGGTGCAATGAGAGCTGTACTTGAAAGTGCTGGCGTTAAAGATGTCTTAGCTAAGTCAAAGGGGTCTTCTAATCCTCACAACGTTGTTAAAGCTACTTTTGATGCTCTACTAAGAATGAGAGCTCCACACGTTATTGCTCAACAAAGAGGTGTTACATTGGCAAAAGTATTTACCGGAAAGTAAAATGGCTAAGATTAAAATAACTCAAGTTAGAAGTACTATTGATCGTCCAATCGATCAGAAGCTTACAATTAAAGCTTTAGGACTTGGTAAAATTAATAAAAGTGTTGAGGTAGAAGCAACTCCTCAAATACAAGGAATGGTTAAGAAAGTAAATCACTTGGTAACTGTTAGCAAAATCTAATTATGAACTTAAGTAATTTGACTCCTGCAAAAGGGTCTGTTAAAAATAGAAAGAGAATTGGTAGAGGTACCGGATCAGGACGTGGCGGAACTTCAACAAGAGGTCACAAAGGAGCAAAGTCAAGATCAGGATATTCTAAAAAATCAGGTTTTGAAGGTGGTCAAATGCCTCTTCAAAGAAGAGTTCCAAAATTTGGATTTAATAATCCTGACAAAGTAATATTCAAGCCCATTAATTTAGATATAATAAATAATCTTGCAACTGAAAAGAAGTTATCATTGGTAGATGATAAAGTTCTTTTAGAGAACGGATTAGTTGCTAAATCTGATAAAATTAAAGTTTTGGGAAGAGGAGAGCTAAAAGCGAAATTAGAGATCAAAGCCCATTCTTTTTCTGAATCAGCTGTTAAAGCAATTGAAAATGCAGGTGGTAAAGCAATAAAAATTGCATAATGAAAAAGTTTATCCAAACCATTAAGAATATATTTTCAATAGAAGACCTAAGAATCAGGATACTGAACACTATAGGTTTTCTTTTGATTTTTCGTCTGGGATCTTATGTTGTACTTCCTGGTGTTGATCCAGCTTCAATAGAACAGGGTTCTAATAAAGACAACATTTTAGGATTGTTGGATACCTTGGTTGGAGGTGCATTCAGCAATGTTTCTATTTTTGGTTTGGGTATCATGCCTTATATTTCAGCAAGTATAGTTTTGCAACTATTAACCTTCGCTGTTCCTTATTTTCAAAAACTTCAAAAAGAAGGAGAATCTGGTAGAAAAAAGATCAATCAGATTACAAGGGTACTTACAATATTTATAACCTTAGCTCAATCGGTTGGATATTTGGCAGCTACGGTAAACCAGGAAATGTTATTTCCAGGTGTTGACAGAGCTTTCTTTACAATTAGCGCTATGTTAATTCTGACAGCAGGTACGATGTTTTGTATGTGGCTGGGTGAGAAAATTACAGATAAGGGTATTGGAAATGGAATCTCTATGCTTATAATGGTAGGGATTATCTCAAGATTCCCTCAAGCTATTGTAGTTGAAGGAGCAGCAAAAGGAATGAAGGGAGCTTTACCATTTATAATTGAGTTAGGGGTATTATTCTTTATTGTTATGGGAGTGGTGATGTTAACACAAGCCACAAGAAAAATACCTGTACAGTATGCAAAACAAGTAATTGGTAATAAGGTATATGGCGGTCAAAGGCAATATATTCCTTTAAAGGTAATTGCTGCAGGAGTTATGCCAATTATCTTTGCTCAGTCAATAATGTTTTTGCCAGCAATGGTTGCTTCTATGTTTTCTGATACTAGTGATTTTGCAGGATCGATAGGTGCAACATTTTCAGATTTCACTAGCTGGCAATATAATTTAACATTCGCTGTATTAATTATCCTGTTTACCTTCTTCTATACAGCCCTATCTGTTAATCCAAATCAGATTGCAGATGATATGAAAAGAAATGGTGGTTTTATCCCTGGTATAAAACCTGGAAAACAAACTTCAGACTACATTGATGATGTTTTGTCTCGAATCACTCTTCCTGGTGCTGTTTTCCTGGCGGCTTTAGCTATACTACCAGCAATTGCACATGTTGCTGGAGTAACCAGAGATTTTTCGTACTTCTTCGGTGGTACTTCTCTTTTAATAATGGTTGGTGTAGTATTGGATACACTTCAACAAATAGAAAGTTACTTACTGATGAGACATTATGAAGGTATGATGCAATCAGGAAGAATTAAAGGAAGGTCAGAAAATGTAGCGATTTCTTCTTCTAACTAATGATATATTATAAAACTGAAGAAGAAATTGATCTAATAAAGAAGAGTGGAGATCTTTTAGGCCGTGTACATGGTGAAATTGCAAAGGCTATCAAGATTGGAGTAACTACTCAAGAGTTAGATGATTTAGCATATAATTTTATTATTAGTGGTGGAGGGGTTCCTTCTTTTAAAGGGTACAACGGATTTCCTTATACATTGTGTATCTCCGTTAATGAGCAAGTAGTTCATGGTTTCCCAGGGAAGTATGCCTTGAAAGAAGGAGATGTTATATCTGTTGATTGTGGCGTAAATTTAGGTGGATATCATAGTGATAGTGCTTATACATATGGTATAGGCAAAGTTTCGGAAGATGTCAGGCAATTGTTGGAATTTACAAAGCAATCTTTGTATTTGGGTATTGAAGAAGCTGTTGTTGGGAAAAGAACAGGTGATATTGGTTTTTCAATACAAAACTTTGTAGAATCTAAAGGATATTCTGTTGTGAGAGAGTTGGTTGGTCATGGTGTAGGAAAAAAGTTACATGAAGGTCCAGAGGTTCCTAATTACGGTAAAAGAGGTAAAGGCGTTAAGTTGGAAGAGGGTATGGTCATAGCCATTGAACCCATGATAAATCTTGGTAAAAAGGAGATCGTTCAAGAAGAAGATGGTTGGACAATTAGAACTAAAGATAGAAAGCCCTCAGCTCATTTTGAACATACCGTTGCCATACGAAAAGGAAAAGCTGAAGTATTAACTACATTTAAATACATAGAAGAAGTAATATAATGGCAAAACAGTCCTCGATAGAGCAAGATGGAACAATAGTAGAAGCATTGTCTAATGCTATGTTTAAAGTAGAGTTGGAAAATGGACATCAGGTTATCGCTCATATTTCTGGTAAAATGAGAATGAACTATATAAAAATTTTACCAGGTGATAAAATACGTTTGGAAATGTCTCCATACGATCTTTCAAAAGGAAGAATTGTATATAGATATAAATAGGTTTTAGCGAATAGCTACTTAAATTTATCAAAAAATGAAAGTTAAAGCATCTATTAAGAAAAGAAGTGCTGATTGTAAAGTAATCAGAAGAAATGGGAAACTTTACGTTATCAATAAAAAGAACCCAAGATTTAAACAAAGACAAGGTTAATAATTATTACTATGGCTAGAATTTCAGGTGTAGATATTCCGGATAACAAACGCGGGGAAGTTTCATTAACTTATATTTACGGTATAGGTAGAAAATCTGCTCAATTTATTTTAACAAAGGCAGGCGTTAATTGGGATAAAAAAGCTAGTGAGTGGACCGAAGAGGAATCAACTGCAATTAGGAATATTATTGGTGCTGAGTTTAAAGTTGAAGGAGTTCTTAAATCAGAAGTTCAACTAAGCATTAAACGTTTATTGGATATTGGATGTTACAGAGGCTTAAGACATCGTAAAGGACTTCCAGTT from the Sporocytophaga myxococcoides genome contains:
- the rplE gene encoding 50S ribosomal protein L5, whose amino-acid sequence is MAIPRLKDKYNKEIVAQLKSKFQYKSQMQVPKLTKIVVNKGMGAAVSDKKIVDVGVEELTIITGQKALATKSKKAISNFKLRENMPIGAKVTLRGDRMYEFMDRLMSIALPRVRDFRGISDKGFDGKGNYTLGVKEQIIFPEISIDKVSKISGMDITFVTTANTDEESLELLKSFGLPFAGQKK
- the rpsN gene encoding 30S ribosomal protein S14, which codes for MAKESVKARERKRIKLVAKYAKKREELKANGDFLGLDKLPRNSSKVRLHNRCKLTGRPRGYMRKFGISRVTFREMASAGKIPGVTKASW
- the rpsH gene encoding 30S ribosomal protein S8, whose product is MDPIADYLTRLRNAIKANHRIVEVPASNIKKEITKVLFDKGYIQNYKFEEDDKQGKIKIALKYNPLTKQSAIVKIERISSPGLRKYSKSATLPRVLNGLGIAILSTSKGVITDKEARELNIGGEVLCYIY
- the rplF gene encoding 50S ribosomal protein L6, encoding MSRIGKKPIAIPAKVEVKVGSGNLVEIKGPKGTLVQAVDLDIKVTVEGSNLNVERPTDQKRHKALHGLYRSLLSNMVVGVSEGYKIDLELVGVGYKAASTGSVLELSLGYSHNIFVALPNEVAVKTLTEKGKNPIVTLESIDKQLIGQVAAKIRSLRKVEPYKGKGIRFVNEVVRRKAGKTAAK
- the rplR gene encoding 50S ribosomal protein L18; this encodes MATKKDLRRLRIKRSIRKKISGTGVKPRLSVFRSNTSIYAQIIDDIAGKTIISASSVELKSQKGTKSELSKSVGLKIAEKAKSNGISEVVFDRGGYLYHGRVKALAEGAREGGLKF
- the rpsE gene encoding 30S ribosomal protein S5, which encodes MSQVNIRSVKASEIDLKEKVVAIQRVAKVVKGGRRFSFSAIVVVGDGHGVVGYGLGKANEVTDAITKGIDDAKKNLIKVPVLKGTVPHPIHGKYSGGFVFLKPAAPGTGVIAGGAMRAVLESAGVKDVLAKSKGSSNPHNVVKATFDALLRMRAPHVIAQQRGVTLAKVFTGK
- the rpmD gene encoding 50S ribosomal protein L30; translated protein: MAKIKITQVRSTIDRPIDQKLTIKALGLGKINKSVEVEATPQIQGMVKKVNHLVTVSKI
- the rplO gene encoding 50S ribosomal protein L15, with protein sequence MNLSNLTPAKGSVKNRKRIGRGTGSGRGGTSTRGHKGAKSRSGYSKKSGFEGGQMPLQRRVPKFGFNNPDKVIFKPINLDIINNLATEKKLSLVDDKVLLENGLVAKSDKIKVLGRGELKAKLEIKAHSFSESAVKAIENAGGKAIKIA
- the secY gene encoding preprotein translocase subunit SecY → MKKFIQTIKNIFSIEDLRIRILNTIGFLLIFRLGSYVVLPGVDPASIEQGSNKDNILGLLDTLVGGAFSNVSIFGLGIMPYISASIVLQLLTFAVPYFQKLQKEGESGRKKINQITRVLTIFITLAQSVGYLAATVNQEMLFPGVDRAFFTISAMLILTAGTMFCMWLGEKITDKGIGNGISMLIMVGIISRFPQAIVVEGAAKGMKGALPFIIELGVLFFIVMGVVMLTQATRKIPVQYAKQVIGNKVYGGQRQYIPLKVIAAGVMPIIFAQSIMFLPAMVASMFSDTSDFAGSIGATFSDFTSWQYNLTFAVLIILFTFFYTALSVNPNQIADDMKRNGGFIPGIKPGKQTSDYIDDVLSRITLPGAVFLAALAILPAIAHVAGVTRDFSYFFGGTSLLIMVGVVLDTLQQIESYLLMRHYEGMMQSGRIKGRSENVAISSSN
- the map gene encoding type I methionyl aminopeptidase; translated protein: MIYYKTEEEIDLIKKSGDLLGRVHGEIAKAIKIGVTTQELDDLAYNFIISGGGVPSFKGYNGFPYTLCISVNEQVVHGFPGKYALKEGDVISVDCGVNLGGYHSDSAYTYGIGKVSEDVRQLLEFTKQSLYLGIEEAVVGKRTGDIGFSIQNFVESKGYSVVRELVGHGVGKKLHEGPEVPNYGKRGKGVKLEEGMVIAIEPMINLGKKEIVQEEDGWTIRTKDRKPSAHFEHTVAIRKGKAEVLTTFKYIEEVI
- the infA gene encoding translation initiation factor IF-1, whose protein sequence is MAKQSSIEQDGTIVEALSNAMFKVELENGHQVIAHISGKMRMNYIKILPGDKIRLEMSPYDLSKGRIVYRYK
- the ykgO gene encoding type B 50S ribosomal protein L36 codes for the protein MKVKASIKKRSADCKVIRRNGKLYVINKKNPRFKQRQG
- the rpsM gene encoding 30S ribosomal protein S13; translated protein: MARISGVDIPDNKRGEVSLTYIYGIGRKSAQFILTKAGVNWDKKASEWTEEESTAIRNIIGAEFKVEGVLKSEVQLSIKRLLDIGCYRGLRHRKGLPVRGQRTKNNCRTRKGKRKTVANKKKATK